DNA from Nitrospina gracilis Nb-211:
GTTCGAGATGGCCGAGCGCGCCGACAGCGGCGTGGAGCTGGACCTCGACGCGGTGCCGATGCGCGAGGAAGGCATGAACGCCTACGAGATCATGCTGTCCGAGTCGCAGGAGCGCATGGTGTTCGTCATCAAAAGCGGCCATGAACAGGAAGCGCTGGAGATTTTCCGCAAATGGGATCTCGATGCCGCCGTCATCGGGCGCGTCACCGACGACCGCCACATGCGCATCCGCTTCGGCGGCGAGGTGGTGGTGGATTTGCCCATCGAGGTGGTGGTGCACGGCGCCACGGAAACGCACCGCCCCACCCGCAAACCCAAATACCTGGACACCGTCCAGCACCTGAACCTGAACGAGATCGAGGTGATCGATTCCGGCGGCGACGCGCTGAAAAAACTGCTGGCCAGCCCGACCATTGCCAGGAAGGAAATCGTGTTCGACCAGTACGACCACATGGTGGGTTTGAACACGCTGGTTTTGCCGGGGTCGGATGCCGCCGTTTTGCGCGTGCCGGATTCGGACAAGGCGCTGGCCATCTCTGTGGACTGCAACAGCCGTTACTGTTACCTTGACCCCTTCCAGGGCGCGCAGATCGCCGTGGCGGAGTGTTGCCGCAACCTGGCCTGCTCCGGCGCGGAGCCCATCGGCGTCACCAACTGCCTCAACTTCGGCAACCCGGAGAACCCGGAGATCATGTGGCAGTTTCAGCAGGCGGTGCAGGGGCTGGGTGATTTCTGCCGCTTTTTCAACATTCCTGTGGTCAGTGGGAATGTCAGTCTCTATAATGAAACTAAAGGCGAAGCGATATTTCCCACACCCACCGTGGCGGTGGTGGGTCTGCTGGAGGACCGGTCCCGGCACATGACCCAATGGTTCAAAAAGCCGGGACACAAGATCGCCCTGTTGGGCCTGACGTTGGAAGAGTTGGGCGGCAGTGAATTCCTGAAGCAGATCTTCAACCGGTGCCAGGGCAAACCACCTGCACTGAATCCCAAGGAAGAAATGGACGTCCAGCAGGTGTGCCGCGACTGGATTGCAAACGGCCTGATCGCCTCGGCGCACGACTGCTCCGAGGGCGGGTTGGCGGTGGCATTGGCGGAATCGTGTTTCTCCGGACCGGAACGGCTGGGCGCGGTGGTGGAAATGGAATCCTCATTGCGGCCGGACGCGCTGGCGTTTGGGGAATCGCAATCGCGCATCGTGGTCTCCTTTGAGCAGTCGCAGGAGAATCGCCTCCGAGCCGACGCCGAAAAGGCGGGTGTTGCGTTTCAAACGCTGGGCACCGTCGGTGGGTCGGCGTTCCGGTTCAACATCAACGGCGAAGCGTATATCCATGAAGATGTGGAAGCGCTCGCGGATATCTGGAAACATTCTTTGAGCGGTTATGCCAGTCGAGTTTCCCGCTAACGATAAATTTCATGAGGAATGCGGCGTGGTGGCCGTGTACGGTCACCCCGAAGCGGCGAACCTCGTTTACCTCGGCCTCTACGCGCTTCAACACCGGGGGCAGGAGAGTGCGGGCATCGCCACCAGCGACCGCGGCAAGATGTACGTCGAACTGGGCATG
Protein-coding regions in this window:
- the purL gene encoding phosphoribosylformylglycinamidine synthase subunit PurL gives rise to the protein MSAPSLITAEQAAQHGLTRVEYNRICDLLGRKPNLVELGIFSAMWSEHCSYKSSKPHLKTLPTEGPRVLQGPGENAGVVDIGDGLAAVFKIESHNHPSFIEPYQGAATGVGGILRDIFTMGARPIALLDSLRFGNPDNPKMRYLFHGVVKGIAGYGNCIGVPTVGGDIYFDDCYDGNILVNVFCLGLARADKIFLGNASGVGNAILYVGSKTGRDGIHGAVMSSAEFDDSTEEKRPTVQVGDPFMEKLLLEACLEIMQKDWVVGVQDMGAAGLTSSSFEMAERADSGVELDLDAVPMREEGMNAYEIMLSESQERMVFVIKSGHEQEALEIFRKWDLDAAVIGRVTDDRHMRIRFGGEVVVDLPIEVVVHGATETHRPTRKPKYLDTVQHLNLNEIEVIDSGGDALKKLLASPTIARKEIVFDQYDHMVGLNTLVLPGSDAAVLRVPDSDKALAISVDCNSRYCYLDPFQGAQIAVAECCRNLACSGAEPIGVTNCLNFGNPENPEIMWQFQQAVQGLGDFCRFFNIPVVSGNVSLYNETKGEAIFPTPTVAVVGLLEDRSRHMTQWFKKPGHKIALLGLTLEELGGSEFLKQIFNRCQGKPPALNPKEEMDVQQVCRDWIANGLIASAHDCSEGGLAVALAESCFSGPERLGAVVEMESSLRPDALAFGESQSRIVVSFEQSQENRLRADAEKAGVAFQTLGTVGGSAFRFNINGEAYIHEDVEALADIWKHSLSGYASRVSR